The nucleotide sequence GAAGAAAGCGTGACAAGGTAAACTCAGCCCTCAGTAGGTGACAACTTCGTCTCCAGCCGCGCCTGGCGGGCAGAAAGGACGGGTGAGCAGTTCCAGGAAAGCCCTGCATCGTTCGGGTTTCCAACGCAGGGCATCCACGAGATGCTGAGCACCGTGACGCACCAGGCTGACCGCTCTGCGACCATGTTTCAGGACGGGAATGGGATGGGTCTGGCCGAGCCAGACCCCCAGCTGCAAACAGAACATCCAGGCCAGCGTCACCAGACCAAAGAGCCGTTGTAGACGGCTTTTTTCTGTAATCCCCGTTCGCTCCAGGTCGAAGCCTCGCGTTTTGAAGCTGCTGAAGGTGCACTCAATTGACCAGCGCTGCTTGTAAAGCTTCCAGGTCTTCCGAGCATTGAAATCGGTAGCGATGATGATGAGGTCACCCACAGGTGACCTCGTCGCCACCACCCGCATCAACTCCCCGAACACAAACACCTTTTCGCTGATCTCGTGAAAATGACCGTGCTGGACATGCTCAAACCACTCTTTCCCGCTCATATCGTCCAGCATGTCGCTGTGCCGAATGCGGATGGCCCGCTTGATGCCCTGACGACGGAGAAAACGGAACCATTCCGCACCGATGAACTCACGATCAGCCACTAGGCCCAGCCAGCGTTTCGCTGGCAAGGCCCGAAGCAGCTTCAACACCAGCCACATCCGGGCGTACGTGTGACTGTTCCCGGACTCGTCGAGGGGCACCCAGATCAGGGGCAGGGTGAAGCCGTGGACCACGGCTCCAAGCACCAGAAAGTTGATGGGCGTCTCCCCGTGTTCCCAGTTGGTGCGGTCCAGACTCAGCAAAACCTTTCCTGGTGGCAGGTGGGCGACGAGCAGGGCGATGAAAAAGCCCATGTCCAGCTGCTCATCCCGGAAGGTCCGGTCTGCTCGTCTCTTCTTGCCCTGCGGGGTACTCATCCCTGGCATATGGGCACTCAGATCGTGATGATTGACGCTTCTCGCGGCAATCATCGCCAGGAGGACGTCAATGAGCCGCTGGAGCGTGTCGATGCGGAGATGACTGGCGTGCGCTTTGAAGTGCTGTGTGAGTACGGTAGCTTGTTGAGCAGTGGATTCTGTCGATTTCACACTCCCAGGAGACCGCGAACAGTCGGCCCCATCAAGCTTGATGGGGCCGACTGTTGATTTTTCCCGTCTGGGACGACATCGAACTGAAGTTGTCACCTACTGAGAACTCAGCCATGCGAAAGCCCCTAATAACCATTGACGGACAAGTTGCATTGGTGTTGCCTGCTCAGTGGTTGGAGCGCTACCAAGTGAGCGAAGTCGAGCTTATTGAGGAAGGTGGGAGATTGATTCTGCGTCCTGCCCTGCCTCAGGTCAGTTTTGAGGAAGCCGCCGACTCACTGTTCGCCGAAAAAGATGCTTTGCTGGAACGCTTGAGCAACGCGTGACGACCTATCTTACCGAGGAGCAGGTGACGCGACTGCATGACCGCGCACTCCAAAAGTACGGTGGCGCGGCTGGCATTCGGGATGCAGGCGCGCTCGCTTCAGCGCTGGCGCAACCTTCACAGGAGGCGTTCGGAGCCGAGTTCTACCCTGAACGAGAAAGCCGCCGCCTATCTGTTTTTTTTGGCCCGCAATCACCCGTTTTCAGACGGCAACAAGCGAACGGCGTACTTGGCTGCCGCCACCTTTTTGCTGATGAATGGCGTAAAGCTCAGGGGGTCAGACGACGCTGTATTTGAGTTGGTTTTGCAAACTGCACGCGGTGAGCTTCCAGATGTTCGCGCCGTGGCTGAGGCGATGGGGCGGTTGCTTTGAATGGCAAACCTAGAAGCTGCCAAGAACACTATGCAAAAAGTGGCCTGAGATTGTTGCATAACAGAATACAAGCGGCCAGAAAATGGAATCCCACCAGTGTTGAAGGCAGACGCTCCAAGTCTCTTCCCAACCGCCTAAACCTAGAAAGCCAGGCAAAAGACCTCTCTACGACCCATCTTTTCGGTAGCAGAATAAAGCCTTTTACTGCGTCTGGCCGTTTGACCACAATCAGTTCCACACCTGCTTCAGCGGCTTCCAGACGGGTCTGATCACCGGTGTACCCCTGATCTGCAAAGGCAACTTCAACGTTGCCCCCTGTGGCTTCCTGAACCTCAAGGCACAGGTCAAGGACCTGTGCTCGATCCTGTTCATTCGCTGGTGTCGTCAGCACGGCCAGGAGATGGCCGAGAGTATCGACAGCCAAATGAACCTTGGTGCCCTTACGTTTTTTCGCGCCATCGAAGCCTGCACGATGGCCGCTTTCTGGCGTGCTCTGGAGTGTTCGACTATCAATGACGATCGCCGTAGGCTCGGCGTTTCTGGGCTTCTCGACACGCGAAAGGATGCGCAGGTCGTGAGCGGCATTCTCAAAGCAAGCTGCTTCAAACCAGCGGTGCGCCTGTTGGCGCACCGTTTCCGGAGGCGGAAAATCATGGGGAAGGTATTCCCACTGTGCCCCAGTACGAGCCACCCAAAGGAGAGCATTTACGGATTCCGATTGAATCTGGTCGTTTCAGATTCAATCCGAGCGGATGCGAGTAGGAAAAAATACGGATTCCGCGATATGGATGCACAGGCGGCGCTTTCCTGACTGTGCAGGAATTAAGCGGAATCCGTATCAGGAATTCCTCGGCCTTCATGCCCGCACCTCGAATCTCCATCGCCACACCAGAACCACGATTCCAGCCACAGGGCGACGAACGAACCAAACCTCCGCAATGCAGGTTTGGCGAGAGGCAATGCAACAGGCAGCCTGAAATTCAGGCTGCCCAGTCGGTCTTCTTTTCCGTTTACGTTTAAGTTGCCAGAACCGGTGCGGAGGGCCGCACCTGTTCGTTCCTACTCGTTGGGTTTGAGGATCACCTTCGTCCAGCCGTCTATGCGGTTATCGAAGTTTTTGTATGCGTCGGGGGCCTGTTCCAGCGGCAGGCGGTGCGACACCAGGAATGATGGCTTGGCCCGATCAGCGTGAATCAGGTCGCGCAACTCCCGGTTATACGCCTTCACGTTGGCTTGCCC is from Deinococcus wulumuqiensis R12 and encodes:
- a CDS encoding IS4 family transposase; amino-acid sequence: MIAARSVNHHDLSAHMPGMSTPQGKKRRADRTFRDEQLDMGFFIALLVAHLPPGKVLLSLDRTNWEHGETPINFLVLGAVVHGFTLPLIWVPLDESGNSHTYARMWLVLKLLRALPAKRWLGLVADREFIGAEWFRFLRRQGIKRAIRIRHSDMLDDMSGKEWFEHVQHGHFHEISEKVFVFGELMRVVATRSPVGDLIIIATDFNARKTWKLYKQRWSIECTFSSFKTRGFDLERTGITEKSRLQRLFGLVTLAWMFCLQLGVWLGQTHPIPVLKHGRRAVSLVRHGAQHLVDALRWKPERCRAFLELLTRPFCPPGAAGDEVVTY
- a CDS encoding AbrB/MazE/SpoVT family DNA-binding domain-containing protein, which gives rise to MIFPVWDDIELKLSPTENSAMRKPLITIDGQVALVLPAQWLERYQVSEVELIEEGGRLILRPALPQVSFEEAADSLFAEKDALLERLSNA
- a CDS encoding type II toxin-antitoxin system death-on-curing family toxin, which codes for MTAHSKSTVARLAFGMQARSLQRWRNLHRRRSEPSSTLNEKAAAYLFFLARNHPFSDGNKRTAYLAAATFLLMNGVKLRGSDDAVFELVLQTARGELPDVRAVAEAMGRLL